In the genome of Arachis hypogaea cultivar Tifrunner chromosome 9, arahy.Tifrunner.gnm2.J5K5, whole genome shotgun sequence, the window TTGAAATGTATCCTTGATTTCTGGTTACTATAGCCCAAAGTGAGACATGTTAGAATCTTCAATTTTCCACTCATATTATGGGGGTTCTAACTTCTAATCTATTCTTTCAAGACCATTTTTTGTTCTGCTATTTGTGAAAATGAAATTAGATTTAATTGTTGATGAAGATTTGTCTAATTAatgcctttattttatttttctttcggtATTGTGAATTTCTTTTTCATAACTAACATTAAATTTTCTCCCTAAAATTGCACACGTTTATATTTACAATGCAAAAGCCAGTTAGTAGGTTAAATGAACAATTAACCAACTTGAGTTGGTTTAGTAGTATTTGTCCGTTTAAATAAGTGTCAGGAGTTCGAATTTTATTGTGCATACAGCAATCTATTAGTGACAGACTCTTAAATGGAATTCAAATTCGTAACAAATTAGTCTTTGACCTATCGGATTGAAAATTAtcgtagacaaaaaaaaaatgttaaattaacaattatctttctattttattttttttcaatcggCTTATAATTTGTAGGtaactattttttgttttaagaatatatttaaaaaatataataataaaatcttataatttttttatgtatttaatgcattaatataaataattttgtgaatattttttttataatgatccTAAGTGCTTCTTTAGAATATATGACAAGACCTTAATTTATAATATGAATTCGTGATGCACGTGCACATGCAATGCAGTAACTTGGTAACCATTCAAATCAGGTAAGAATTGCAAGGTTGTTCTATTTGCACGCTGCATGAGTTTTATTAGTTTCACATAAATGTCTTTCATAATTTCTTACAAGTGAAAAAAGTTCTGATTATTGGAACTAATATGAAATTTTCATCTTGATTTTTTTTTGGGGGATAAGATTTTTCAACTAAGCTATAGTTATAAAATCAGATTTACACTGAATCTAATAACAGCCTGATAGGAACATGAAATaacacataaataataataaaaaaatccgaAGACATGGATAGAGATGCAAGGTGAGTGGACCCCACAAGTTTGGAAAATCAGTGGAGACAACCAATCTTGTAAGTTAAGCAGTCCAACTTGGCAGCTTAGtagttatgattttttttattttttttgatgtTGTTCTTGTTCATGACTTCTCATGGCTCTCCTTACAGTAACCATAAACAGAATCTTAGGATTCTTCCGAGACCAATACAAGAACACCCTTCTACGAAATGCGGtctattcttcttcctcttggaaCCTCACTCTCTCTAACTCCTATTACACTAAACACCTCAAAAATCTCACCTTTCAATCTTAATCTCAAGAGACCAACCACTATCCCATCTtggtcttcttcttcatcttcacctCATCAATTCtcacttctttctctctcccaaTCAGGTACCTTCCCTTTCTTTGTGGCTTAATTTCTTCAAGACTTGGTTACAGTGATTGCTGGGTCATGCATGTTCtttgagttcttcttctttttatgttgaagttattttctttttcagaaattaAGTTGATGGGGTGATTAAAGCAACCATTTTTAGCTGTGTACAAGATGAAGAGGGTCAATTAATGGGGTGGCTATTTGGAATTCATTCAATTTTTGGAAACTGATGGGGTTGGTCAACTTGGCTTATTAGGAACACTAGCATAGCAGCAAAATTGGGCAAATGAGGGAAAGATGATTTGATTGGTGCAGAATTTAACTAGATTGTTGATGGGAAAGCATGATTGTGCAAATGAATCTTTTAAAGAACCAATTTTGAGTTTGTGAGAATGGTATTTAGCAAACAGTAGCACATAATTtagttcataaaatttaaaacttcGTGATATGCTACCTTAGTAAACTACATTTAGCAATGTAGCACAGTATACTAGATTATCCAACAATTTTCCAGTTTCATACtttaggttttgatttgatctagtACAGAAGCACACTGGTTTCTTGGCCTCTTTGATTTATTCATGGAAGTCAGTGAGTGAATTATGAATATGTGGGGTAAAGCAATATTACCCTTCCTTTGTTTCGAATAATAACTCATTACAATGAATATGAATGTTGTCCTATTCAAAGAGAGCTTCTCTTAAGTGGTATAAAGGCTTTAGTGTTTGAATGTAGGATTATGCAGGGCAAGTCAAGTGGTTGACTTGTTCCCAACTGTGTCTCCTGAAATCATAGTCCGCGAGGCGAGGTTAGAGGACTGTTGGGAAGTTGCAGAAACTCACTGCAGCTCCTTCTTCCCTGAATATTCTTTCCCATTGGATTTCGTTCTGAGGATGGACAGATTGGTTGCTATGTTAGCCGGAGTCTCCATACCGAGTGGCTGCAAAAGGACCTGTTTGGTTGCTGTTATCGGCAGCTCACTCGATCAAACTTTCTTGTTTGGAAGTGATGATTTCAAGATTGGTGGATTTGATGGCAAATTCAGCCTCAATAAAGGTTATGTGGCTGGTATATTGACTGTAGATACTGTTGCAGACTTTCTACCTAGAAAGGGACCATTGAGACAGAGAAGGTAAGTTAaagcttgcttttttttttggaatttggatAGTGAGGATTTGCGTGTCTTTAAGATTTTTTAGCTAAATCTGGCCTATGTTCTTGTCAACTTTTGGCTTTGGTTTCTTCCTTAAGAATTTGGCTTTCTAGattatgtgttcttttcttttgtttttttgtcTATATTCCTCATAAAAAGGAAAACTTGTTTAAAAATGTATGCACATATTGGTTGTTGCACCTAacagaaattttattttatagaaagtTATTTTATGTTAAAACCTACAGACCAAAATCTAATGCTAAAAAATTAACTGTATTATATCCCTGTATTACATATCATACAAGTTACCTTCCAATTGTATTATGAGTTTATTTTTGACATATTGACCGTTTAAAAGTGTTTTATACAGTAGTCCAATCACATTTGTTtttttggatgaccattcacATTGTCAATGTAAAACTGTTTTATACTTAcggtgtatcaaaattaaattcttataatatATTGTAAACTTTTGCCTGTTTGAAACTGAAGGTTAGATCTCTTCAGACTGATCACTATGAAAAGTATACAAACAAAAAACGCCAAAAATATTGTCTTTTAAGACTTCTATTCACCTGGAATCTTTTCTTTTTAATACATGAAATCTTTTAAACCCTCCAACCCTTGAAAATAGCTAACTTTTAATCTTTACACATGGTTTACATTTCATTTTAATGGTGAACCCTTTCTTGTAGGACTGGAATTGCATACATATCAAATGTGGCAGTGAGGGAAAAGTTTAGGCGAAAAGGAATAGCTAAACTATTGGTAGCAAAGGCAGAATCACAGGCCAGAAATTGGGGTTGCCGCGCAATTGCATTGCACTGTGATTTGAAAAATCCGGTGGCCACCAAGTTATATCAAGGCCAAGGTTTCAAATGCATTAAGGTTCCAGAAGGAGCAACCTGGCCTCAGCCAAAGACATCACCTGATATTCAGTTCAACTTCATGATGAAGCTTCTCAACAATTCACCTGCTTCTGTATCTAATTAGATACATAAGAGGAAGAAATATCTATGTTGTGATATATTTAATGGGGAGGAAAGGTGCTAGATGTGAATGGCTTGTAATTGGAGTGTGTGTATATAAGTAAACCAAAGATAAATCAAAATCACTTTGGAGCATTTTTTAGTTTGCTTCAGTGTCAAGCAAATTTATAGCTATTACAGAATTGAGAATTGTCCAGCCATTCTAAATTTCTCGTTTGAAACAAACGTTTAACTGAATCCAACATCCAATAGAAATTTGCACattaaaaatcttaataaaaaatgttttgcTAATTAAGGAAACAAATTAAGTAATGAACATTCAAATTAGCTGCTTTTGTATTGAACTTCCAGAGCAGTGGGACTCTgcttttttcttctaattcttttCCTTCAAACTGTATTTTTCTTATGtctatatttttctttcattgtaaacatagaaaaataataacCTGGAGATGGATTCAGAACTAATATTAGCACATGCAAAGTTCAACaaaattaggaatttaggatGCTGCTCTCAAAATAGTACCTCGCACTGCAAATTTTATCACAGATATGTCGTATATTTCTAACCCTGGGACACTGAACGTACCCTTCACATCCATACAACTGAGCATCTCTGATATGTTCATTCACACTCACATTTGCAGTTGCTAAGAAATATAAAGCAAACGCTTTTCCAGCACAAAACTCAATTCTACCATGAAGCATTTAACTTGCTTCTCTCAAATATTTGTCCAAAGCCGATATGTCTAAACCTGCAAAGTCCTTCACAGCCGCTAGCACAGCAAGTGCAAGCTTCACAGCGTCACCCTTAGTTGGTGCCTACAATTCATTTTTGAATTAGTTGCAGACTTGCAGCATATTAATATTGCGTATAAAAGCTCAAGCATAAGCCGTGAGAACGTTTTACCTCAATGTTAAGGGGAAGTACAGGATCATGGAGTGAAAGTCTAAGAAGAAACCACCCACCATAGCCAGAAACTCGAACCTGATTGAAAATTAGATCAGACAAGATACATTCTACAAATTATTGCAGAAAATTCGAATACTGGTTTTGTATGGTTCGAATGCCCAAAAATATAGCCTTTATAACTTCTTGGATAATAACTTTTCTCAAATGCTAATCAAACATTAAAAATCTAGCAATAAGAAGGGACAGACATACCCCTTCATAATTTACAGGAGCCTTTCGTAGGTTTGGATCAGAGCCAATTGATTTCTCCAACTGCTTCAGCACAGTTTCCCCATATTCCCGGAAGGATCTAAAAGCTCTTGGATGTCAGTGAATTCATAACACATTTTTTCTAGTGGAGGAAGAATGTGGTTTCAAACAGAGAATCTCTATGCACAGACTTACCCTCCTTTAAGATCTGGGTGGTTTTGGTTTATCTTTAATCTCAGTTCTAATGATAAAGCCGGTTCTTGGAGTCCTTCTATTAAGTCAGTCAAAACCTTGCTTCCACCATCCATTCCTGAAGCTCTCACTGAGGCAAGTTTGTTTAAGATCTTGACCTGGACATGATTACATACAGAACTTGAAACTAATCTTGACACGAACTTAACTTACGCTTTTAGGTTGACTGGTTGAGCAGTTCTTTACATAATACCATCGTCTCTTTAACCAAGTAAACTACATTCCATGTTCAGTTTTGCAAAAAGGCAccaaaaatagagagagagagagagagggggggggggggggggaggaagAAAGTATTCATATGATGAATGgagtaataagagatgattaatttGGCAATGAGTTGTCTGGCCaatacaattaaaaatttaaaacataccATTAGGTATGCACCATCATCAAGCCAATGGTTCTCCTTGAGAGCTCCATGTCCACTAGTTTCAATCGCCAGATGTGACTCCTCACCAACAGAGTTCTGGCAACAAGATTGCTTCCATAAGTCAAATAGCTTATATTgtttgaaataaaataacaaagaagctATTTGATAATGGTTACAGTCAAGCACTCAGATGAAGGGCCTTTCCTTGACTAACTACAATGatttgtataatttatttattgaataacaGGCAAAGCATTCATCATACCAAACGAATAGCTTCATCAATCACATTTTTGTAGCCTCTTTTGAACCGATGGTGTTTCCCGCCTGATACAAAATAGCATTAGTAAGTTATTAACCGTTTCTGAATACAAGAAATTCACAATTCAAATTGAATTATTGAAATGAATAAGGTTATAATAAACCCTTAAAGTGAGGTGGGAGAGGGAGACTATTAGATCATGTCAGCTTAGATTCTGTTATACCAAGTTTATTCTCAATAAATGTGGTAAGGCCATCAGAAGTGACACTGTCCGTGACAATAGTTGTACCCGGATGctagaaaaaaaatatgatataacgaaataattagtaatattaaCTATTCAGTGAATAAGGATTATCAAGCAAAGGCCAGATAAAGCAAAAATTAAGAGCCTTACTTCCTCAAGAACAATTGCTGCCATTAAGGCAATTAAACGATTCCGATTGAATTCACGGCCTTGAAAATCCACAGCAGCAGATCTAGTGAAGGTGATAGATCTTTAACAAACTTAAAACAGTATGCATGTGGCAAGACCAATTAGGAATAAGATCCTTACCTGTCCACATCAGTATCAAAGATAATTCCAAGATCAGCTCTGCTTTGAAGGACTGCCTTGGTTATAGCTCTCATAGCTGTTTTGTCCTCTGGATTGGGGATATGATTTGGAAATAAGCCTGTATACAGGAACGATTATTAATAAAGTCCAAGAACTAAAGCTAGCTGAAATCATTcctttagagagagagagagagagaaaagagaaaagagaaaaggaaaaagagaggggggggggggataATTACCATCAGGCTCCAAAAATTGACTACCGGTAGTAAATGCTCCAAGTGGTTCCAGAACCTTTTTCTGATTAATTATCAAAACGAAACATCAAATATTAAGTTTGGAGAAAGAGTCAAATGCACATTGCACTTCAGCATTAGGCCTATTGAAGACTTATAAATCATACATTTGTTGCTCTGCTAAGCTCATCCCTTTTGAtggattttttaagaaaaaaatcattttacaaataatttttttttttttgataaaaggTTTTACAAAAaggttattttaaaaaaacaattaaaactaaagaTTACAAAGGCTACTTACAACAAAGAAACCTCCTGCTCCATTGCCTGCATCAACAACTATATGGAAACCACCCAATGGCTTCTCTGTCAGTAGACAATGCAATATAAAAGATTAGCAAATACGATCAGAACATTCAAAAAAACGACAGAGGAAAAACTGTAAATgctacaataaaaataataacacatAATGTCTCCCAATTAGAACTCCATTATTAACCACTTCATTTACCAAACAACTATTTATTATCATACCAATATCAAGCCATACCTATGCTTCCCGCTGCTTTGCGAACTGCCTTTACTAGGTCAGATGTATATACATTCATGTAATCAACTTGCTTAATAGATGATGAAGCCTTTCTCTCAGAATTTGCTAAACTTTCAGCTGTAAATTGATTGTATATATCAGCAGCTCGCTCTAATACGTCTTTGATATCAGTCTTTCCAAGTCCACCAGCATTTGTGAAAAATTTGAATCCATTCCGGTTGAAGGGCAGATGACTCGCTGTTCACATATAGAGATGTTTCATAAACAATTGGTGagttaaatattcaaaatttcattttatccatgagaaattatttttcaattaccaaaACCAAACTAAACTAACATAAAAGTGTCTGTCAAAACCCATGGATGTTAATTATTAACAAACAGGAAATAGTAAAAACAATTCATGACCACCAATACAATAACAAGCTAGTAAGGAAAACCACTCAGTCTAACAGCTAAGGGTTAAGGCATAAATAGTAGTTCCTTGACATAGTATATCAGGTTTCATGGCTAAGTGATTTTGTTTGAACCCTCCTTTCAACATTCTCCAAGATTCATTATAGTTTCACAAGAAGAAGCATGTGCAACACCAATCTCTACAGATAACTCAAAAGGGCTTTTGCATTGAAGAGCATGTTACAAACAAAATCTAAAGCTTTCAAACAACTATGATGTCTTACAGTTAGAATAGTGACATTCAGCTACAACCTCATCATGTACCTGTTATCATAATGGATCCATCAACAGGACACAAGAATGCTTCATCCTTTGTGAGTGTGCTATTGAACATGGCTGGTGTTGATGCTAATCTGAAAATGAGCAAACAATGGTATTAACTGACTAGGCCATTAGAATGGTCTTATCCATGGTGAAAACTACTAAATTAGGCAAACAAAAGAAAGACAACCAATTAGTATCATGTCTGACCCAATGAACaaataaggagaaaaaaaaaacacacacacacacacacacactcactcaTTTGCAGATAGCTATCCATGATAGGTTCAAGAGACTACTAAACGTCAATATTATCAATAATTTTATGGTGTAAAAAAAACACTAGACATTTGATTATGGGGTTGTGGCTCAGGAACTCAGGTTGGTTTCATCTGAAGGTTATTAAACACTGATAAGACATAGTTAGGGTCAATTTAACAAGAGATCTCTTTGGCCAGATGCTTACTATCATTAGGGTTTAAACATGATTTCACCTGTCCTCATTATCAAATCAAGAACATAAGGGATAAAAAgtaatgcaaaaaataaaaatatcacccACCCATATTGGACAACTTCTAGGCCAGCACCAGCAAGACCACGAGAAATTGCATTCTGAAATTTAGCAAGTTTATAAGCAAATAGTCAGTTCTAGCCAAGTATTTGTTATTTAGATACATGCATGCTCTAACAATAGGAAGCCTGTAAAGAAAGACCCCTTTCATAATTATACATTTCAAGTTATTCATGActtcaaatcacaatccaaaagcaAACTCAAATATTAAGTTTCTGTATTATGGAGAATTTCCAAAGGAAATAAAAGGAAATGAAGCGTAGAATATATTCCTACTCAAAACATTGACAAGAAGTCAAGAACAATATAAAGCAATAGATTTTCAAGGTTATATTGTTCGTTCCAACCTAATTTGAGACAGTAGACTTATGTTAAATTATATGTAGTTTCTaagtcataaattttttttaacataaacaacAAAACCTTCTATATTAGATGTATTAAACAAATATTTCCACCAAATgatataaggaaaaaaaaaactaaagtctAACCTGTAGTAATTTGGCTGATATTCGGGAATCATGGCCAATAGAAACTCTCAAATTCTGAGAAGCAGCTGCTTTCTTTCTCTCAAATAACCATGCTGCAAAACCAGCGGCAATTGCTTCAGCAACCGGTTCAGTGAGGCTAATTGGCTCTCCCTCAACACCATCAACAGCCACACCACGTATGTCACTGTttaaattattgttatttatatgTAAAAACCACAACAACAACAGGATGTAAGATCTAAGAAATGTTGGTCATCTAaacaaagaggaagaaaaaattgGGCTTCTACAGCTGGAAGCTGCCCAAGAAATACTCTAATACTCTACTATGCAGTTGCAGTTAAAGTGAAACACATTTAAACAGATCACAGGGCAGTGGTCCTGACCTGCCATTTTGAAGCCTTAGAAAATCAGTCTTGTCCAGATACGGAACAGCAGTAGCAGATGCAGATGCAGATGCAGAAGCTGTAACCATGTTCCAAATGGAAGGAACAAACATCCATcagaaaattaactttttttcattttaaaaaaatcctaaaggTAAGATACAAAACAAATTCTGTAATAATACAAATGAAATGCATGCTCATATACAGATGCTGATATATCAGTACATTTTGTACATATAAAAAGCCTAGGAAGGAAGAGACAAAGTGATCAATATTCTACTAAATGTGTTCAAACTACATGATTTTCCAGTTATATTAACCTGTATAATGAGAGTCTAGAACAGACCATTGCAGTGAATGTTTCTCTGGATAATAAAATCATTGTTGGGTTTTGACAAATTGCGCAATTGCATGGATGGGTTGGAAGTCCATGCCAACTTCCCCGGTGGTGAGGGAAGCGAGTTGCGCATATAAGGGGCAAAATAGGCCCTCTGACTCTGTGAATGGAACTGCCTATTCTGTTGGTAGTAGCAATGTGACTGTGACACAAAAACATTTTGGACAATCTTCCCTGATGTTGCTGCATATAAACACATTGACACACCTTTATCAGATTTCATATATTCCAGGTTCATAAAATGCCTTTTGCTCTTTCATTCCCTCACCTATCTAATAATTTCCAATCAAATGTgaagttttttatttcttttattttttttaaaattattttctgacTATCATCATGTCAAGTTAGTACTCAATCACTCTCTTGCTCCTACATAATCGTAAAATTATAGACGATGAGAATTCTGTGAATCTTGTTACGAAACACTATCAATTTCAACCATTCTTCAATCAAACTCGATTTCATTTTATATCCCTTTATTTAACAA includes:
- the LOC112712600 gene encoding GCN5-related N-acetyltransferase 4, chloroplastic, with the translated sequence MRSILLPLGTSLSLTPITLNTSKISPFNLNLKRPTTIPSWSSSSSSPHQFSLLSLSQSGLCRASQVVDLFPTVSPEIIVREARLEDCWEVAETHCSSFFPEYSFPLDFVLRMDRLVAMLAGVSIPSGCKRTCLVAVIGSSLDQTFLFGSDDFKIGGFDGKFSLNKGYVAGILTVDTVADFLPRKGPLRQRRTGIAYISNVAVREKFRRKGIAKLLVAKAESQARNWGCRAIALHCDLKNPVATKLYQGQGFKCIKVPEGATWPQPKTSPDIQFNFMMKLLNNSPASVSN
- the LOC112712598 gene encoding uncharacterized protein isoform X1, whose product is MAATSGKIVQNVFVSQSHCYYQQNRQFHSQSQRAYFAPYMRNSLPSPPGKLAWTSNPSMQLRNLSKPNNDFIIQRNIHCNASASASASATAVPYLDKTDFLRLQNGSDIRGVAVDGVEGEPISLTEPVAEAIAAGFAAWLFERKKAAASQNLRVSIGHDSRISAKLLQNAISRGLAGAGLEVVQYGLASTPAMFNSTLTKDEAFLCPVDGSIMITASHLPFNRNGFKFFTNAGGLGKTDIKDVLERAADIYNQFTAESLANSERKASSSIKQVDYMNVYTSDLVKAVRKAAGSIEKPLGGFHIVVDAGNGAGGFFVKKVLEPLGAFTTGSQFLEPDGLFPNHIPNPEDKTAMRAITKAVLQSRADLGIIFDTDVDRSAAVDFQGREFNRNRLIALMAAIVLEEHPGTTIVTDSVTSDGLTTFIENKLGGKHHRFKRGYKNVIDEAIRLNSVGEESHLAIETSGHGALKENHWLDDGAYLMVKILNKLASVRASGMDGGSKVLTDLIEGLQEPALSLELRLKINQNHPDLKGGSFREYGETVLKQLEKSIGSDPNLRKAPVNYEGVRVSGYGGWFLLRLSLHDPVLPLNIEAPTKGDAVKLALAVLAAVKDFAGLDISALDKYLREAS
- the LOC112712598 gene encoding uncharacterized protein isoform X2 codes for the protein MAASASASASATAVPYLDKTDFLRLQNGSDIRGVAVDGVEGEPISLTEPVAEAIAAGFAAWLFERKKAAASQNLRVSIGHDSRISAKLLQNAISRGLAGAGLEVVQYGLASTPAMFNSTLTKDEAFLCPVDGSIMITASHLPFNRNGFKFFTNAGGLGKTDIKDVLERAADIYNQFTAESLANSERKASSSIKQVDYMNVYTSDLVKAVRKAAGSIEKPLGGFHIVVDAGNGAGGFFVKKVLEPLGAFTTGSQFLEPDGLFPNHIPNPEDKTAMRAITKAVLQSRADLGIIFDTDVDRSAAVDFQGREFNRNRLIALMAAIVLEEHPGTTIVTDSVTSDGLTTFIENKLGGKHHRFKRGYKNVIDEAIRLNSVGEESHLAIETSGHGALKENHWLDDGAYLMVKILNKLASVRASGMDGGSKVLTDLIEGLQEPALSLELRLKINQNHPDLKGGSFREYGETVLKQLEKSIGSDPNLRKAPVNYEGVRVSGYGGWFLLRLSLHDPVLPLNIEAPTKGDAVKLALAVLAAVKDFAGLDISALDKYLREAS